tttaattgaattaggTGTTCACAGTGAACTAATTTGACAAACATGTTCTTGTTATGAAAACAAATTACTAGAATTTGAtgtgttgaaaaaaaaaagtatagggTTCAATctataaaaatgaaatgattaaggGCCTCACAATAATTTGTTACCTACATTCATCTATAaaaaggctcaaataaaccCATCCAAAACCCCAACAATACTGAGTAGCAGCCTTGAGAGAAACCCTAAAATCATGGGTTCTTCTAACAAGGTTTCAGCCATGCTCATCATTTCCCTCGTGATTTTCTCCATTTCAGTGCCACCAATTTACGCTTGTGCCCCTTGCACTCAGCCACATCCACATCCTCCATCACACGGCCGTCCTCCAAACCGCCCAACTCACCCAAAAGTTCCGCATCCCCCGTCCACCAAGCATCCACCCTCCCACGGTGGAGGAGGCCACCCAAAACACCCCCCAAAGCCCCCGGCAGTATTACCTCCCATCATCATAAATCCTCCTCCAGTAGTCCCACCTCCAGTAATTGTTAACCCTCCCCCTGTAGTAACACCATGCCCTCCAACCCCCGGCCCACCTTCTGGCGGTGGCGGTGGCGGTGGCGGTGGCGGAGGAGGTGGTGGAAATGTTCCGGGGGTTACTCCTTCTCCTCCGGCGACTTGTCCGATTGATGCACTAAAGTTAGGAGCTTGTGTGGATGTTTTGGGTGGATTAGTTCATATTGGTTTGGGAAATCCAGTTGAGAATGTTTGTTGCCCTTTGATTAAAGGGTTGCTGGAGCTTGAAGCTGCTGTTTGTTTATGCACAACCATAAGGATTAAGCttcttaatataaatatattcatACCTCTTGCTCTTCAGGCTTTAGTCACTTGTGGAAAAACTCCTCCTCCTGGCTTTATTTGTCCTCCTCTTACTTAGGGTTTTTGTTACATGTTTAGATTAAGTTTAGATGATAACCATGTTGTTTATTGATTCCTTTTTTTGTGCTCAAGAATCGTCTCTTTCTCGGAGATTTGCTGTTTTTGTTTGGTTAAATAATGTATTGGTGCAAATTTTGTTTATCATTTCATATAATCTGCATAATGCCCCTCTTTCTTAGAATTCAGAATATGATTTGTTGTAATTTTGTGTATTGTTGTTATTGGGATGATGAAGCTATTAATCTAATAATGGTGACAATTAGTAtggatgtagagattagggaaGTAATAGAGAAAATCAAGgaaattgtttttttaagtaaaaagaCAATTTATTTTCAAACCAACGAGCCGCCATAACCTCCATTTTGCTCTCTAAACTAAAGTTTCAAACTCAATTAGAaccttaaaatattaaaatcatcaatttaaGTTTTTAAACTAAGCAAAGATCATCGATTGAGTTTCattctaagcaaaaatcatcaattgtgtCATCCAAAATCATTCAGTTAAACTGTTTTAGACCGTttttctatatcaaatagtcataaTTTCTGATTTTAGAATAGGATTGAGATCCAAATGataatttttacttagtttaaGGATTAAATTGATCATTTTAATATTTGAAAGTTGCAAAGTTTAGTTTAAGAGCGTAAAATGAGTGTTAGGCCCATTGAAGCGAAGCTACCTATTAGTTTAGGAAGCCCGCAGGTTCtttgttttttatttgattAGCTCATAGGCTTTTACTTTGTTTACTGAGTCCCTTTAGCAATTTGTTGCATTGTGCTTTTGGACTATAACTTCAGCAATTGTACCTAGTCTCGGATGAATTAAAGTTGGATTTCATagctgttttctttttattgttttaaatGTTTGGTGTTATGTATTAGGTAAGACTAAATCAATCGATCCAAGATAAAAGTCAACAAAAGACAAATACTGTTGAGATTAAAGAtctagaagaggaagagaagaaTACCCATTGCTCTCCTATAAATAGCACCTGATAGTTGTagtctaatttaattttttaattattcttacTTTCACCTTCTTCTTCTGTAACTATACCTTTGATTTAGTtaagatggtatcagagcattctTGAGTCGTTATCGATTCCTTTCTCGTTTGCGATCATTCTTGATctcctctttctttctttctcttctcgATCGATTTCGATCGATTGACTAGCTTCCGCATTTCTTTTCTTCCTGAATCAAATCAATTTCATCGTTTGAATTCCATGGCTCGTAGGGTTGATGAAACGAGTCCGTTTTATGTTCACCCCAGTGAGAATCCGGCATTAGCTCTCGTTTCTCCGGTGTTAACTGCAAAGAATTACCATTCTTGGTCCAGGAGTATAAGAATGGCGTTAATGCCTAAAAATAAGGTGGATTTCATTGACGGAACTATTACCAGGCCTGAATCTACCGAATCGAATTTTCCGATGTGGAGAAGATGCAATCATCTCATTCTTTCCTGGTTTGTTCACTCTGTCTCACCTGCGATTGCCCAGGGGATTTTAGGTCAAGAATCGGCCAAGGTCGTTTGGGACTCCCTCAAAGAGAAATTTTCTCAAGGTGATGTTTTTAGAATTGCTGATTTGCAGGGTGAGATTTATAATGTTGAGCAGGGGGATAAAAGTATCACTGATTATTACACTTTCTTGTGTAATCTCTGGGAAGAATACAAGGATTTAAGGGCCTATCCCTCGTGCGTATGTGACGGGTGTGCTTGCAACGctcttaatataattaaagagaAGCAGGAATCAGATCTTGTCATTTGTTTTCTCAAAGGTCTCAATGAATCTTTTTCCACTATTAAAACTCATATCATGGTTATGGATCCTCTCCCTGCTGCCAACAAGGTCTTCTCAATGGTGTTACAACATGAAAGGCAAATTGCCTTACCTGTAATGACATCTCAGCAAGAATTGGTTGCTTTTGCACAGAAGGGAACTTTTCAATCCAAGAAACAGCCAAGAAGATCTTTTAACAATCAATCAAAGAGCAACACTGTATGTACTCATTGCGGGTATGCTGGAGGCCACACTGTAGATACTTGCTACAAGAAGCATGGCTATCCCCCAAGATTCAAAAAGAAAGACAGGAATGTCAATGTTAATTTTGCTGACATTGACAATCTTGACCAATGCGAAGAGGATGTCGTCATTCATGATTCAACAGATCACAGGGGCAATTCTCTTGCATCTGCTACAAATACTGATGAAGGGTTTACCCCAGCACAGATGCAACAACTGATGCAGCTGATATAGATGAATAAGTCTGGTGGGCAGGCCAACATTCACTTCGCCAATGCCTGTGGAACAGCTAACTATACCACAAGTAAGCCTAAACCCATTACGTTGAATGTGAATTCCTGGATTTTAGATACTGGGGCTAGCAGTCACATTGTTAATTCATTAGCATATTTTAGGAGTTATAAGCCTGTGCACAATTGTTATATTAATTTGCCTAATAATCAGAAGTTGAGAGCTGAATATATTGGAGATATTCATTTTTCAAATGAGTTTGTGTTGTGTGATGTCCTATATGTGTCAAATTTTGCCTTAAATCTAATTTCGGTCACACAACTTACTGCCTCTATGCAGTATAACTTAGTTTTTTCTGCTCATCATTGTCTTATCCAGGACTTGAAGAGCAGGAGGCAGATTGGTTCAGCTAGTGTGGTAGCTGGTCTCTATCACCTAACTGACCCTGAGCCTGTTTTCAATCATGTGTTACATACTACTACTCATTGTAATACAGACGAATTATGGCATTTTAGGCTAGGACATCTACCTAAAAATCGAATTCTGTGTTTCAATAAATCGTTTCCCGATATCTCAGTGCCTTCTGATTTCATTTGTGATATATGTCATTTTGCTAGGCATAAGCGGTTACCATTTCCTGTCTCTACTAGTTCTAGTTCTGCTTCGTTTGAGCTTGTTCACGTTGATATTTGGGGTCCTACCCATGTTTCTATTGCAGGTTATAGATATTTTGTCACTATTGTTGATGATTTTACACGTTTCACTTGGGCTGTTATGGTTAAACTCAAGTCTGAGGTGTCTGATGTGATTAAGCATTTTGTTGCTATGGTTCAGACTCAATTTGGTAAAACGATTAAGGTCATTAGGTCTGATAATGGTCCTGAATTTTATATGGTTGAGTTTTACAATAAATTAGGAATAATTCATCAAACGagttgtgttgaaacacctcaacaaaacgggCTTGTCGAAAGGAAACACCAGCATATTCTCAACACCGCTAGAGCTTTAAAGTTTCAGAGTCATTTACCCAATGgctattggattttttttttggtcatGTTGTGTTCTTAATAAACAGGACACCCACTCCTTTGTTAAGTAACAAATCTCCGTTTGAACTGTTATATGGTCTTGTTCCTAATTATTCTGATTTAAGAGTGTTCGGATGCTTGTGCTTTACTGGTACTTTGCTCCAAAATCGGAGTAAATTTGATTCTAGAGCAAATAAGTGCATATTTCTTGGTTATGTGCACGGACAAAAAGGGTATAGGGTGTTGGATGTTCACACTAATAAGATTAACGTCTCTAGGAATGTCAGGTTTTATGAAACTATATTTCCTTATGGAAATCCTGACGTTCTTGATagttttaatttagaaattagtAGTGATGATTTGAGTAATGATGGGTCTGTGGTTGTAGAGTCGTCACCTTGTATCAGGAAGTCGTCTAGAATGCGTAATCAGCCCCAATATTTGAAAGATTATCACTGCGCCTTAGCTAACTCAGAAACTATTATTGGGATGGAGCAAGATATATGTCACCCTATATCTTCTGTTATGACTTATGATAAGCTTTCCCAAAACCAGAAAAAATTTTCTTGCTCTATCATAACCGAAACTGAGCCCAAGTCATATCAGGAGGCTTGCACTAATCCTAAATGGAGAGAGGCGATGCAGGCTGAAATTGATGCTCTTGATAGAAATGGGACTTGGGAAATTTGTTCTTTGCCTAACGACAAAGAGGAGGTAGGAGCTAGGTGGACTTTTAAGATTAAGCGTAATAGCGATGGTAGTGTCGAGCGTTATAAGGCAAGATTAGTTGCAAAAGGTTACACTCAGCAAAACGGAGTCGATTTTTTAGAAACCTTTTCCCCTGTAACCAAGATGACTACTATTAGGATGCTTCTTGCATTAGCAGCCATAAATGGTTGGTTTTTAGAACAGCTCGACATCAACAATGCTTTTTTACATGGTGACTTACAGGAAGAAATTTACATGGAACTTCCACCTGGAATTGAAACTGACATAATTAATCCTGTTTGTAAATTAAAAAAGTCCCTTTACGGCTTAAAGCAGGCTAGTCGGCAGTGGAATAGCAAGCTAACTGCCTCGCTAAAACAGTTTGGTTTTCAACAAGCTGATTCTGATCCTTCTTTATTTACTAAGTTTAATGTTGATAAATTCATTGCTTTAGCCGTTTACGTGGATGATATTATACTGGTTAGCGATAATATGTCATCAATCGTTCAGGTCAAATCCTAACTTCATGCTTGTTTTAGCATTAAGGATTTGGGAACTTTAAAATTCATGTTAGGTCTGGAGATTTCCAAGACATCTGCAGGTATTTTATTATACCAGAGGAAGTAAACTCTTGATCTGCTTAGTGAGTATGGCTTCCTTGAAGCTAAACCATGTAATACCCCTATTTCTATGTGTGATGTTGATATAACCGAATCCGAGTGTTTAGTTGATATTACAGGATACAGATGCCTAGTTGGAAAGTTACTTTACTTGACGAATTCCAGGCCGGACATCGCATTTGCAGTACAAAGATTATCTCAGTTTTTGCACAAGCCACATGAACATCATTTAAGAGCAGCCCACCGGATACTTCGCTACCTTAAGCTTCATCCTGCTCAAGGTGTTTTTTATCCGTCCAACTCTCAACTTCAGCTCAAAGGGTTCACTGACAGTGATTGGGAAAATTGCAAAATCACTCGGAAATCAGTCACGGGGTTTGCTGTTTTTCTGGGAAACTCTTTAATTTCATGGAAATCGAAGAAGCAAAACACCATCAGTCGATCTTCATCAGAATCTGAGTACCGGGCAATGGCTTCCACTGCGTGTGAACTGCAATGGCTTCTATTTCTTCTAAAGGATCTGCACATATATCACCCTAAACCTACTCTACTGTATTGCGATAATCTATCTGCCATCCATATAGCCAAAAACCCAGTCTTTCACGAAAGAACCAAACATATTGAAATCGACTGCTATTTTGTTCGCCACAAGGTTCAAGCTGGAATTATTCACCTACTGCCTATACCGTCTGTTGATCAATTGGCGGATTGTTTTACCAAACCTCTCCATCGCCCTGCTTTTCATTCATTTCTTCATCGACTTGGGATTTTAGACGTGCATAATTCTCAGCTTGCGGGGGGATGTAAGACTAAATCAACGATCCAAGATAAAAGTCAACAAAAGACAAATACTGTTGAGATTAAAGAtctagaagaggaagagaagaaTACCCATTGCTCTCCTATAAATAGCACCTGATAGTTGTagtctaatttaattttttaattattcttacTTTCACCTTCTTCTTCTGTAACTATACCTTTGATTTAGTTAAGAGATATCCCACATTATTGTTCATGTTATATGTTTATTCTACAAGGGtgatgtttatatttttttttatgtatcttTTAAGTTGAGTTAAACTTTACTTAcagttattttgaaaaaaaaatctattaaaatcTCCGAGCAAGTAAaaagataacaataataacaaacaaATCATTTAATGTATCGATTAATATTTGGTTTAAAGCAATATACTACTGATGATTTttcttacaaaaatattttGCTACTAAATCTCCAACCTTATTAATCCCTCTTCCAAATAAgatgtttttgtttttggaAAATCATGTAAAGAAATATGGTATCAAAATTTCAAGAATGCAGTGGCCAATTTAAGGACTTAGTTCTTATGGTGATGTTGCACTATTTTGTATATGTAGCGCATTATAAAATAGTCACACTTTAATCTTTTCAATGGTTGAGGGCATTACATGGTTTGGCAAAATTGCCCATTCGCATGTCAGCAAAAATGACGACATTAGGcgaaatttatttatttgctaaCATACCATACTATAGGCATGCTTTTACTCTAAAAAAACTACGAACCAATctgaaaaaaatgtgaaaactcgtaagtttttttttaaagtaaccCAAAATTTAGTTTCCGTGTGTTTTCAATTTTTGGAACTGCTTTTTGCCTTGAAAACTAAACATGGGATAAAAATcgtttggtaaaaattcgaaacatttgttttttacagaaaaatcaaggcaaaaagcatatttaagcccctgaactttatctgttttaaggatcaagcccttgatcaattatttttccacattgagccattgaacattgattttgttatggtttaatccctcatttaacttttttttcgagtttaggagatgagaagatcgatttggcaattctaatgttgaaaatcagaaaatggaagagaagaaaatcgagtttggaagaatatactgaaaattagtttctataatttcattttaatttttaatttttatctctcctagtcaaagaaatcttttttttttatttgtccatgtcaacaagccgaatcgtcctaacgatgtatgcagtccaaactcgacagaaaagttaaataagggcctaaaccataacaaaatcaatgttcaggggctcaatgtggaaaaataattgatcagaggcttgatccttaaaacagataaagttcaggggcttaaatatgctttttgccaaaaaTCAATTAACATCTACTATCTATcagcaaacagctaacagtagcagcaaacaacaaacatgAGCAGGTAAAATATGTTTAAATTACTTCTACTGCTTGTTGCTTGTTATTTGTTGTTACAGTTTGTTGTTTACAATTGGAAAAACTGATTTTCCAAAAAGTatggattctctgcttttgtaaaatgttaCTTTTCAGATATAATAGGCAAGAAGGAGTCCTCTAGCCAAACACTTTAAACACtcccttttaaagtgaaaatgtagatgagagaatgaaaatgagcaaccaaacaccctctTGGTTGGCATTATcatagagaaaagaaaagaaagagaaaggcttaatacatcatttgctctctgaacttgcctaaaaagtttgattgaccccctaaactttcaaagttcCCCGATATCTCActcaacttgcgtaaaatgtaatcaattaatcgctcagttacaaaaaaaaagtaagttacatATCGAGGTGTGTTGCACACGTCTTGGAAAATTAAAACGGCCAAGGTAGAAGTATGCGGTTCTAATCTTAGAGAATACAACTTTTACCGTTAAACAAGTAAGACTTCATTTTTAATCCattatgtgaattatgtaataacattctaaggcgtGTGTAACACATCTTCCACCTGCAGCTTAccctttttttttacaaccgattgattaattgattacattataAGCAAGTTGGAAAGACTATCTGGATATTTTATTCAAGTTGAGGAGACTGTCGatatactttaaaaatttaaagaaCCAATTAAAATTTTTGGAAAAATTTAGGAGCAGATGATTATTAAGccaaaacattttttttgtcataCCACGAGGTAACCTTAGTGCAGTGGCGGACGCAGCCCGGTGCCTGGGGGCATCAGTCCCCCCGGTGCCGGCGCTGTGTCCAGAAATCTTACAGGTGGGGAAAAGTAGCCCCCCTGTTTTTGCAGGGCCCATGGCTGGCTGCTGCTTTCCTTCTCCTTCTCGACAGATAAGGAGAAGACGATTAGGGTTTGTACCCAGACCAATGGGTTGGACACTTATTCTTTAATTTTGGCCCTTTACCcaaacgacatcgttttgataaagGTCTAAAATAATGAACAACACACATATTAGTCTTTCCGCCGctctcttcatttttctttaaaaattacatttttagTCATTCCTTTTTATATATTTCTTTCTCAATCTTTCAGTCAATAggtctttcttttctctttttctcatttatcttaatcaatttaggtttTAATTAAGAGATTTTGATTTGAGGCTTTTAATTAAGAGATTTTGATTTGGGGATTCTAATTTGAAGATTTAACTAGGGGTTTTGATATGGGGatttaatttaagttgttatttaaatttttttttatggtagGTTCTTTAACTTGTTCTTTAACTAAGGGTTTTGATTTGGGGATTTGGGGATTTCGAACGCTAAATTTGTCACTTATTGGTAGTTTAACCgttataaaaaaatagatacaTTTATCGGTAATATAGTATGTGTAGCAAGTACTTTTTAGCATTTATCAATAGTATTTTACAtagtttgattttaatttttatacatgatttttttttttaatattgggCTAAAATTAGCCTCCCTATTCGGAAATCCTGCGTCCGCCATTGCCTCAGAGGATCCTTAGCACCACAGCCGCACCTTTAAACCATGTGATGTATATTAAAGtcgactgagagttttaatattaaactcacaaagatttcaatcttctcaagctagacttgaaggttgagttaacccaaaCAAGGAGGAATCTTGAGCTCCAATGGAGGTTTGATAATGATTTTCATAAAAAGTTATGGAACATTACAAATTATGGAGCTTATATACTCCATCCAAAAGATGAGGGAAAATACTCAAAAGCCCTCAAGTAGGGTTTCTAATACAACACACTAGGTAGGGGTAAGTTAGGGAAGGGAAAAGCCAATGGCACTTCAGCAAATAAGTGGgggtggcaaaacagtaaatagagGTGGAGCATAAATGGTCCCCAACCACAAGAACTCGGGGGGAGAAGTATCCTTCAGGcggaacacgccccgcgtggtcctcttcacgccccgcgtactcgaGCTCTTGGACTTGGCGGCTCTGTTGGTCGGGATTCACGCGTGGCGTTCCTAggcgtacgccccgcgtacttgacctCCTGGACTGGTTTCTTCTCGGATGCCGAATCCACGCTCCGCGCGTTtagaggcacgccccgcgtccctGAGTTCCTGGACAATTCGTCGGAAACGGGATCCTTCACGTCCCGCGCCTTGgtgagcacgccccgcgtgtttggcTGGTCACCCCGGCTCTCCCTGTTCTCGTCCCTTGGCTCCGGACTCGGGTTTAGGgaagggatgccctcatcacCATGTTCACATCCGAATAAATCCTCGTTCGTTGATTGGTAGGTATCTCAAATGGGCGGAATAGCTGGCTAATACACATAAACAAATACATTAATTTGTTCTTTTTGTATTCATGAAAATAGGAAGGAAATAGAATTACGTAACAATAGAATAAAACGTATATGTGCATCTTTTTCTGTGTATATACATAATCAAAGTATATGTAACTTGTTAATTTGCCTAATCatcaaatttagaaaataatttagtttgtccttatttttttttctcatgttAAAGTCAAATTAGGTTTTGGAATCAAGTAAATTTTAGATGGAGATGCTCATATAATATCCTTAGGATTGCTCAATCTAAATACTGAAATAATTATTTAGTAGGCAATTTGAAgccaattaaaataaataaataaaagcatgTGACATGTGAATGACAAAGATCGATATTTTATCTCTTTCCTAACCTTCATCTACCATATATCACATGCCTTTTCGTTGTCCTATTCTTTAGAACCcctaattcaattaaaattaagaaatagctaggtttttttttattttaatgggaACGAAATTGTGCAATAATTTAACCTTTTTAGATCTATTATAGTTGCATAAAGTGGAAAGAGGGACCATCTAATTTGATGAATTCAATTATATGATTATGTCTCATGATcagattgtattttttttttttttactttctttaCCAGTTTAAAGTTCTAAATTAATTGTTATTTAATATGATC
The DNA window shown above is from Euphorbia lathyris chromosome 1, ddEupLath1.1, whole genome shotgun sequence and carries:
- the LOC136213182 gene encoding 36.4 kDa proline-rich protein, coding for MGSSNKVSAMLIISLVIFSISVPPIYACAPCTQPHPHPPSHGRPPNRPTHPKVPHPPSTKHPPSHGGGGHPKHPPKPPAVLPPIIINPPPVVPPPVIVNPPPVVTPCPPTPGPPSGGGGGGGGGGGGGGNVPGVTPSPPATCPIDALKLGACVDVLGGLVHIGLGNPVENVCCPLIKGLLELEAAVCLCTTIRIKLLNINIFIPLALQALVTCGKTPPPGFICPPLT